The region CTTTTCGCTTTAATTTTTCCATATTTTCTTCGCCCAGGTTTTTCGCCTGTTGAATAACCTGTTTGATATCAGCTTTATCATCGATATGAACAGCCAGTGTTTTCGTCCCGTTTGCTTGAAAATAATGAAGCCATTTCGCCGTTTCACGTTGATCGGCCAAATCTTTTTTCATAAAGACTATCATCTTTGGTTTATTCTGTAAGACTTGCTTCAGCATTGGGTTTTGCGATGAAAACGGGGCACGCGCATCCACCAGTTCAATGACAAAATCAACCAGTTTTAATTTTTCTTCTACTTCACGCCGGGCCTTTGCCATATGACCCGGAAACCATTGAATTGGCATTTGGTTCACCCTATTCTTTTGCAATCTGGATACGGCTGATTGGCCAATATATCAGACTGGTTGTTCCGACGATCCGATCTTCGGGAATCAATCCCAGGATCCGACTGTCAGTGGAGTTATTACGGTTATCACCCAATACCAACAAGTAGCCCTTAGGGATTGTATGGTAAGACCCCGGTAAATCTTCCAATTGAAAATCTCCTGTCAGCACTTCTCCCGGCTGCAGGTTTTCTTTTTGTTCCTTCAAAAAAGGTTCATCAATCTGCTTTCCATTAATGTATAATACTTCATCCTTTACTGCAACATGCTCCCCTGGCAGGCCAATCACACGCTTGATAAAATCTTTGCCTTCCGTTGCATGAAAAACAACAATATCAAAGCGTTCCGGTTCGTGTAGACGATAGACAAATTTATTTACAATCATTTGATCCCGATTATGCAAAGTTGGTTGCATCGATGGACCATCTACAATAATGGGAGCAAAAAAATATGTTCGTACAACTAGTGCGAGTCCAACCGCAAACAATAACGCCAAAATCCAGTCTAACCACTCGTTTTTCTTCCGTTTGGCCATGATTCCACTTCCCAATTGTCATGAGGAATTTTTGTATTTCCCACCTATTATGTAGCATTTTGACTATAATACTTTTGATATTAAAGTGAAAAAGAGCTTGCAATAGTACCAAGCTCTCTCCCATACAAGTTCCCATATTATTAACGACGCTCTTTGATTCGTGCCGCTTTACCACGCAGATTACGAAGATAGTATAGTTTGGCGCGACGTACAATACCACGACGGGAAACTTCAATTTTCGCAATTCGAGGTGAATGTAATGGGAATGTACGCTCAACACCCACACCGTAAGAAATCTTTCTTACTGTAAATGTTTCACTAATTCCACCGTTTTGACGTTTAATCACGACACCTTCAAACACCTGGATACGTTCACGATTTCCTTCCACAACCTTAACGTGAACCTTTACAGTGTCACCCGCGCGGAAATCAGGATGATCTGTGCGAAGTTGATCTTTTGTGATGTCTTCAATAATTTGTTGCATCCTACTTCACTCCTTCCAAACCAATGCTCATGTCTCACTATGTGGCAGCGGAACATCGTTTATCCAGCTTAAGTATGTAACTTAAGCACAACAATTAATATACCATAATGGCCATAAGAGTTCAACTGCTTTCATCATATTTGTTCCAGAGATGGCATCTATTCATGATTGGAACGTTTTATCTCTTCCAAAATTTCCCGATCATTTTGTGACAACTCCTGCTGGTCAATCAATTCTTTCCTCCGCTCATACGTACGTTTTAAAGATTCTTTTTTGCGCCATCGCTCAACCTTCGCATGATTGCCCGATAAAAGCACATCCGGAACCTTCATGCCGCGAAAATCAGCTGGACGGGTATAATGCGGATGTTCCAGCAAACCAGTAGAAAAAGAATCGGCTGGGGCTGAATCTTTATTGCCCAGTACATCTGGCAACAGGCGGACAACACTATCAATGACAACCATCGCACCTAGCTCTCCCCCGGTTAATACATAGTCGCCAATGGAAATCTCATCAGTTACAAGATATTCTCTAATCCGCTCATCGTAGCCTTCATAATGACCGCAAATAAATACCAGATGATCCTCTGTTGCCAACTCCTCCGCCTTTTCCTGATGATATGGTTCTCCCTGTGGACACGTCAAAATAACCCGGGGATTTGTGGTTACATTCTCTGTGACAGAAGCAACCGCATCAAACACTGGCTGTGGAGTAAGTACCATACCTGCGCCACCACCATATGGATAATCATCCACCTTGCCATGTTTATTTTCGGTAAAATCACGAAAATTGATTAGATTATAACTGAATTTCCCCTTCTCCTGGGCTTTTTTTAAAATAGAGGAATTAAAAATGTTTGCAATCATTTCTGGAAATAGTGTTAAGACATCAATATGCATCAGTCAAGCAATCCTTCCATTGGTTCGATTACCACTTTTTTCTCATCTGTATCCACCGCTTTTACCACATCTTCAATATACGGAATTAATACTTCTTTTTCATTAGCCTTTTGTACAACCCAGACATCATTAGCGCCGGGGGCTAGAATTTCTTTGATAGTACCTACCTTTTCCCCGCTGTTTGTATAGACATCACAGCCAATAATTTCATGATAGTAGTACGCATCTTCTTCCAACTCGGTTAGCTGTTCCTCCGATATTGTCAAATATGCTCCTTTAAAATGTTCGACATCATTTATGTTGTCATATCGTTCAAAGTGAATAAGATCAAACCCTTTATGCACCCGATGACCATCGATAACCAGTGGCAGGAAATCCCCATTTTCCATGACATAAAGCGTTTCACCAATCGCAAAGCGTTCCGCAAAATCAGTAATTCGTTTTACTTTTACTTCACCACGAACTCCATGCGTATTGACGATTTTTCCGACATTATACATTTGTTCCATTATTTCACCACCTGCTATTCGTCAATTCGAACGACAACACCATCTTTTATGATAATTGCCCGCTCATCCATGATCTCATTCCAATGCGTTCCAACATCTACCTCAACAAGAGCTTCAACTTCCTTTTCGACAATTTCACTGCCAATTTCCAGCATGTCCAACTGCTCTATTTTAAACTCCAACAACTTCATTTTTTCTTTCCGATTTTTAATTTCCTGCTGAAAACGAGCAGCAACCTCTTGTTTGGAAACACCTGATTTATTTTGTAACTTTCGTTGTTCAAACAATAGCTGTTGACACTCTTGTTCAAGCCGCATTTTATGATGATTAAAATTCATTTGTAGCTTGGCCTTGCTTTTCTCTGTAACAATTTGTTTAATTAAAACCTTTTTGATGATTTTCATATCTGTTCCTCGCTCTCTGAAACGATCTGAAAACAAACAATGTTATAGTGAAAAAGGGAAAGGGTATCCGTCTCCCTCTCCCTTTACATAATATCCAAATAAATTCGTTTGTTCGTGTCTGTCCGTGCCGCATAAACAAGCGTACGGATCGCTTTGGCAATACGACCGTTCTTGCCGATCACCTTGCCGACATCTTCCTGATTGACGGTCAAATGGTAAACAATCTTGGCTTCCTCTTTTGTTTCCGTCACGCTGATATCATCCGGATGATCGACAAGTGGTGTCACAATGGATTCAATTAAGGCTTTCATGGTATCACACTACCTTATTATTGATTTTTTTGGTCGTGAAATTTCTTCATGATGCCTTCTTTTGAGAACAGGTTACGCACTGTATCACTTGGTTGCGCACCATTTGTCATCCAGCTAAGCGCTTTTTCTTCGTCAATCTTAACTTCAACCGGTTTGGCTACCGGATTATACGTGCCAATTTGTTCAATTTGCCGACCGTTACGAGGAGAACGAGAATCGGCTACAACAATACGATAGAAAGGATTTCGTTTTGAACCCATACGTTTTAAACGAATCTTAACAGCCATGTTTTTTTACACCTCCAATAAAATGTTCATCACAAGTTTAGATTCTAACAGAAAGTTTTTAGTCTGTAAAGGGTTTTTCCATTACATGTTGAATCCGTTTAGGTAATCCGGGCGCCTCCGCTTTTGAGCTTACATAAACGGAAACTTCATACCTTTGCCTTTTTTTCCTTTTTGCGCATTGGTCATTTGCTTCATCATTTTCTTCATTTCACTGAATTGTTTGAGCAGGCGGTTAACTTGGGAAACGGATGTGCCGGAGCCTTTGGCAATTCGCTTCTTGCGGCTTGCATTCATAATGGCAGGTTCTTGCCGTTCTTTTTTGGTCATTGATTGAATGATCGCTTCCACCTGAGTAAGCTGACTCTCATCGATTTGGGCATTTTTCAAACCTTTCATTTTCCCTGCTCCAGGAAGCATCGAAAGCAAGTCTTCCAGTGGTCCCATTTTTTTTACTTCGCCCATTTGTTCGAGGAAGTCATCAAAAGTAAAGGACATGGAACGCATCTTTTCTTCCAATTCCTTTGCCTGTTTCTCATCAACATTTGTTTGCGCTTTTTCGATTAAGGTGAGCACATCACCCATACCAAGAATTCTTGATGCCATACGTTCCGGATGAAATGCCTCTAATTGATCCAGCTTTTCGCCCATCCCGGCAAATTTAATCGGTTTATCGGTTACCGCCTTAATCGATAAAGCAGCACCACCTCGAGTATCTCCATCAAGCTTGGTTAACACAACACCGGAAATATCCAATTGTTCATTAAAACTTTCAGCTACATTTACGGCATCTTGTCCGGTCATTGCATCCACTACAAGAAAAATCTCATCCGGTTTGACCGACTGTTTGATTTGCTGCAATTCATCCATTAGCTCGTTATCCACATGCAACCGTCCGGCGGTATCAATAATCACATAATCCTGGTGATCTTGCTTTGCCTGATCAATCGCTTTTGTAACAATATCAACCGGATTTGCCTCGGTTCCCATGGAAAATACCGGCATATTTAATTGCGTACCCAACGTTTCCAGCTGCTTGATCGCCGCCGGGCGGTACACATCACAAGCAACCAATAATGGATTACGATTGTGTTTTTTTCGTAATAGATTGGCAAGCTTGCCGGTCGTTGTCGTTTTACCGGCACCTTGCAAACCAACCATCATAATAACTGTAGGTGATTTCTCAGCCACAGCAATCTTGCTTTGCTCTCCACCCATCAGTTCAGTCAATTCTTCCTTTACGACCTTAATAACCTGCTGACCGGGTGTCAGGCTATCCATTACTTCCTGCCCGATTGCACGTTCCTTGATCCGTTTAATTAAATCTTTAACCACTTTGAAATTGACATCAGCTTCCAGTAAAGCAAGACGAACTTCGCGTGTCATTTCTTTAACATCTTGCTCACTTACTTTACCTTTACCTGTTATTTTCTTTATTGTCTTTTGCAGGCGGTCGGAAAGTCCTTCAAATGCCATAGAAGGTGTCCCCCTAATCTAATTCTTTTAATTGTTTAACAATGTCCAAAACAGACTTTTCTTTTGTTGTATGTTCCAATTTATCCAGCAGTTTTGCGCGCTGCTCGAATTTTTCATATAAATGTAATTTCTTTTCATAGGTTTCAAGCATCGTCTCAGTCCGTTTAATATTATCATATACAGCTTGTCGAGACACTTGGGACAGTTCGGAGATTTCACCTAATGAATAGTCTTCCAAATAATACATATCCATATAACTTTGTTGTTTAGGGGTTAATAATGCCTGATAAAAATCAAATAAATAATTGATGCGTGTCGTCTTTTCCAACAATCTGGATCTCACCCCTTGTTAAGTGCTTTCACTTTACAATCTATACTACCATTACTCGCTCTCTTCTTCAAGCAAATCCGCAAACAAACCATAAACAAAAGCGTTGGCATCGAATGCTTGTAAATCATCTACCTGCTCACCCAACCCCACATATTTCACCGGGATATGCAATTCATGCCGAATGGCCAGAACAATCCCGCCTTTGGCTGTACCATCAAGCTTCGTCAGCACAATGCCGGATACATCTGTGCTTTGAGAAAATGTTTTAGCCTGACTCATGGCATTTTGTCCGGTTGTTGCATCCAATACCAGCAATACTTCATGCGGCGCACCGGGCACTTCTTTTTCAATGACTCTTTTTACTTTGGCAAGTTCATTCATTAAGTTGACTTTGTTTTGCAACCGTCCCGCCGTATCACAAATAAGAACATCCGCTTTTCGTGATTTGGCTGCTTTAATACCATCGAAAATGACTGCCGCCGGATCGCTGCCGGCATTTTGCTTAATGACATCGACGTCGGCTCGCTTGCCCCATTCCTCCAACTGTTCAATTGCCCCGGCTCGGAAAGTATCCCCGGCTGCCAGGATTACCTTTTTTCCATCCTGTTTTAATTGATAGGCAAGCTTGCCAATTGACGTCGTTTTACCAACCCCATTGACACCTACGACCAGAATAACCGTTAATTCCCCTTCTTGCAGGTTAAGTCCCTCGATTTCGTCATCTTCCTCACCATAATAGATATCGACAAGCTTCTCGGAAATGACTTCTTTTACTTCTTTGGTATCTTTGATGTTTTGCCGCTTTACTTCCATTTTCAATTCATCAATCAAATCCAGCACGGTCGTCACACCAACATCGGCAGCTATCAACACTTCCTCCAGCTCTTCAAAAAAATCTTCATCCACTTTCCGATAACGGGCAATTAAATCGTTTATTTTTCCGGAAAATGAACCGCGCGTCTTTTTCATTCCTTCTTTATACTTCGTTGACACTTCTTCTGTATCACTTTGTTTGAATTTCTTTTTCAATGAATCCATGAAACCCATCGTTCACACATCCCTTTATGTCGTAATTAATTCCTCGGTATCTTCCATTCGAACCGATACCAATCGGGAAACACCTGATTCCTGCATCGTCACCCCATACAAGACGTCCGCTTCCTCCATCGTACCTTTTCGGTGGGTAATTACAATGAATTGTGTTTGTTTACTATACATTTTTACATATTTGGCAAACCGGACGACATTCGCTTCGTCGAGAGCGGCTTCTACTTCATCAAGCACACAAAATGGTACCGGCCGCACACGTAAAATCGCAAACAATAAAGCAATTGCGGTCAAGGCGCGTTCACCACCGGATAACAAGCCAAGATGCTGTAACTTTTTACCTGGAGGCTCGGCGATGATATCAACCCCCGTATCAAGCAAATTTTTCGGATCGGTTAATTTTAAAGCAGCTCGTCCGCCACCGAATAATTCTTTGAATACGGTCGTAAATTCCACTTGAATTTGTGAAAAAGTAGTTGAAAAACGATTTTCCATTTCTGCATCCATTTCAGCGATCACTTGGTACAGAGTTTGTTTTGCTTCAACCAAATCATTTTTCTGTTCCGATAAGAAATCGTACCGTTCTGAAATACGCTCATATTCTTCAATCGCTCCCAGGTTTACATTACCCAAGCGATCAATCGATTGTTTTAACTGTTCCACACGCTCGTTGGCCTTTGTTGTATCCGCAGCCTTCTTATATGTTTGTTTGGCGCGTTCAAATGTAAGTGTATATTCTGTCTGCAAACGGGACAGCCGATTTTCCAGTTCCACATCCAACCGGTTTGCTTTAACCTCTTTTTCCTGGATTGTAGTTACAAACGCTTGTTGGTGTTTATTTGCTTCTTTTATTTCCCGTTCCTGATCCTGAATCCATTGGGTACGTCCGGTGCGATCCGTTCGCATTTCCTGGATCTTTTCCGTGATTTGTCCTTTTTCATCCTGTTTTTCCTGAATATGCTGATCTATTTCTTCTTCAGTCATATCACTTTCATTTAAATCTGTTAACTCGGCCAGTTTGGTTGTATACAGGTCGTTTTGTTCGGTTAGTTCCTGTAATTGTTTATTACATGAGGTGGTTTTTTCACGTTGGCTTTTCAGACGTTCCTCCTGCTCGGCAAGGCTTACTTGATAGGCATGATAACGTGTAAGCATTTGTTCCTGGTTTTCCCGAAAAGCTGCGTCCTGTTCGGTTAGTTCATCAATTTGCTGCTGGGTAGTGGTTAATTGGTGCTCGATTTTTGTTAGTTCATCGGATAAGACTGTTTCCCGTTGCTTGAGCTGATCAACGTCTTGGTCAAATTGGCGTTTATCCTGATCATACATCGTCAAATTCTCATTTAATGACGCTTGTTTTAGCTCTATTTCTCTTGATTCTGCCTGGATATCCTGTAACGCTTTTCGCCCGCTTTCCAGTTGTTTTCTCCCTGTCTCCAGTTCTGTTTCCAATTGTTCAACCGTCTGTTTTTCTTTTTTTACACCGGATGCAAACGCCGTTGTCCGCTGTTGAAACTCCTCAAGCTTTTGCGTTAATTCCTGTAAATCTTTCTCCCTTGTAAACAAGGATTGATTCGTTTTCTTTTGCGCCCCGCCAGACATTGAACCACCTGGGTTAACCACGTCTCCTTCCAGGGTAACCACTCTGAATTTTCTCATGGCAACTTTGGCAATTTCATTTGCGTCTTTTAATGTTTTAGCTATTAATACATGCCCCATTAAATGTCGAACCGCTTTTTGATAAGCCTGATTACAAGAAACCAGATCAGCTGCAACGCCCACATATCCCTGATGTTGTTTTACCTTTGCCAATAAATCTGAAGCGATGTATCTCGGCTGAATGGAAGCTAGCGGCAAAAAGGTGGCACGTCCCTTGTTGGTCTGTTTCAACCAGGCAATGGCTTTTCTTGCAGCAACATCATCTGCAACCACAATATGCTGCGCCTGTCCACCAAGCACCGTTTCGATTGCCGTTAGATAATTTTTGGGCACATCAACCAATTCAATGACGGCACCATAGATCATATCAAGCTTTTGTTCTTCCCGTGCCTTTAAAACCGCCTTTACACCATTAAAAAATCCTTGAAAATCCTCTTTCATTTCTTCAAGCATTTCTTTTTTGGACTTTAATTTTTCAATGTACTGATAGCCTTGGTAAAGTTTTGTCTGTGACTCTTGGAAATGGCTTCGTGCTCGTTCCAAATTATTTTTTATTGTTTGAATGGACGCTTCTTTATTCTGAACGTCCTGTTGTTTTTGTTGAAGGATATGGTTGATCTCCTGCTGCTTGTTAGCTAAATTTTCTCTGGCTGCTAAAAGATCAGCAAATTTTTCCGCCTGTTTTTCTTTTTTTACATTAATTTGCTGCAGTTGTTGCTGTATGGAATGTTTTTCATTCCGTTTTGCTGCCTGATCATTAAGACACTCAATATAATCGGCTTTTAATCCTTCAATTTTTTCGGCAATATTTTCTTCTTCCATGTTTAATTGTTTTTCAAGTTGTTCAGCTTTTTGCTTTGTTTCCGCATGTTGGTTTGTCAGCTCTTTTAGTTTCTGCTTTTCCGCTGTCAATTGTTCTGCTATTTTTTTTATACGTTCGACTGTTTCCTGCTGCTGTGTTTCCAATTCTGCCTTGTTTTCCGTGAAATGCTTGGTTCGTTCATTGAGGAGCTGTTTTTTTCCCTCAAATTGTTCCAGCTCTTGGGTGATAGATAACAGTGATGATTGGAATACCTCAATCCGTTCATCCAAATCTGCAATGTAATTCCTTTCATCTTCCACTTTTGCTTCTTTTTGCTGAATCTCTGTTGTTAAAGCTACTTCCTTTCGTTTTTCATTTTCAATTTCAGCAAGTAGCGCTTTCCATTCTCCATGTAATTGCTCAATTTCCGCAATGAGCAGGGAAATTTCCTGTTCTTTTAATTGCTCTTTTTGTTCCAGATATGTCTGTGCCGTGCTTGCTTGCTCCTGTAACGGTTCCATTTGTTGTTGTATTTCATGAATAATATCTTCTACGCGATTTAAGTTTTCCTGCGTTTCAGCTAATTTATATTCGGCTTTCTTTTTTCGCTGTTTATATTTTAATACTCCTGCCGCTTCTTCAAAAATAGTCCGGCGTTCCTCAGCTTTGGAGCTTAAGATTTCCTCCACCTTGCCTTGGCTAATAATCGAAAAAGCCTCCCTGCCAAGCCCGGAGTCCATAAATAAATCAACAATATCCTTTAAGCGACAGGCTTGCTTATTGATATAAAATTCGCTGTCCCCTGACCGATAAACACGGCGCATCACACTAACCTCATCATAATCAAGTGGTAACGTTTGATCAGCGTTATCCAGCACCAGGGTGACTTCAGCAACATTCAACGGTTTTCTTGTGTCACTGCCTTGAAAGATAATATCTTCCATCTTCGAGCCACGCAAAGATTTGGCGGATTGTTCCCCAAGCACCCAGCGAAGGGCATCGGTGATATTGCTTTTGCCGCTTCCATTCGGTCCAACCACCGCTGTTACGCCCGGGACAAAATCAACATTGATCCGTTCCGCAAAAGATTTAAAACCAACACTTTCCAACCGTTTTAAATACATAGTCATTCTCCTTAACTAAGTCAGGTATAAGAGATCAGATAAAAAGCCGGCAATATAGCCTTTTCTTTATCCAACAATGCTGAACCCCGACTACTTTCCAGATGCCAAACAAAAAATAGTATTTGGCATTTTACCGCATTTATTTTATCATAAAGGAAGAGACAAAAGAAGCGCAAGACCGCCATCATACATATTTATCGTTACTATATCAAATGAAACTTTAAAACAGGAGTGATTATTTATGGGGTTAGAAAATCCTTCCACAGAAAACTTAAAAATAATTTTGGATGATTTAGCAGAAACACTTGGGGTCGTTAATCGATCGATCATGGATCCTGAAGACTATGACTTGGACAAATACGAGGATTTAAAATTCATGTATGATATGGTCAAACAAAAAGGCCAATTAAGCCCATCCGAAACCCATGCATTTATCGATGAATTAAAATCGGTGAGAAAAGGTCAAGGACAGTAGGTTTTATACCCTTGGACAAGACCACAGCCGTCGCGCCTCATTTATAAAGCCGTTTTACAGACTATAGAATAACTATATGGGCAAAAGGCTGTCATTTACATTGTAAAAAACAGCCTTTTAACTTATTGATTAAACGCATCCAACGCATGTTTGGCCGCGCGTTGTTCTGCTTCTTTTTTGGTCCGGCCAATTCCACGACCGGAAACTTTTCCCCGGAACGTGACTTCAGAAACAAACTCTCTATCATGTGACGGTCCTTTTTCTTCAACTATGTGGTATTCAACTGTAGCATTTGGGTATTGTTGTACAAGCTCCTGTAATTGGCTTTTATAATCCATCGCATGCGAAAAGGCACCAGTGGTTAACTTCGGAAAAATAAATTTGTTCATAAATTGTAATACTGTATCAAACCCTTGATCCAGATACAATGCACCCAGGAACGCTTCAAATGCATCAGCAAGGATGGCTGGTCGCTCGCGTCCGCCTGTTTGTTCTTCTCCCTTGCCAAGTGATAGCTGATCACCAAATTCCAAATCACGGGCAAAATGGTGAAGGGAAGGCTCGCATACAATTGCCGCGCGTAATTTGGTCATCTCCCCTTCAGGCATTTTAGGGTTTTTGCGATACAAGTATTGGGAAACTGCCAATTCCAGGACCGCATCACCCAAAAATTCCAGCCGTTCATTATCCGAAAATACTTCCCCTCGATGCTCATTCACATAGGATGAATGTGTAAAAGCCAATTTGATTAAACTATGATCATGAAATGTAATACCCAATGTTTTCTCCAATTTTGCAACATCCATTATGTCACCTGCTTCAATATCGTTTAGGTATCAAGTATGCTTAAAAGCCTCGCATTACGCGAGACTTTTCTTGTAAAATTCACATCACAAATTATTAAGATTGGGTACTGTTTATGTAGTCAACAGCATCACCTACTGTATTAATTTTCTCTGCTTCTTCATCCGCAATTTCCATATCAAATTCATCTTCCAATTCCATGACAAGTTCAACTACGTCCAATGAATCTGCATCAAGATCATCTTTGAAAGAAGCTTCTAATGTTACCTTTGATTCTTCCACATCAAGTTTGTCGACAATGATATCTTTTACACGATCAAATACGTCTGCCACACC is a window of Lentibacillus daqui DNA encoding:
- the lepB gene encoding signal peptidase I gives rise to the protein MAKRKKNEWLDWILALLFAVGLALVVRTYFFAPIIVDGPSMQPTLHNRDQMIVNKFVYRLHEPERFDIVVFHATEGKDFIKRVIGLPGEHVAVKDEVLYINGKQIDEPFLKEQKENLQPGEVLTGDFQLEDLPGSYHTIPKGYLLVLGDNRNNSTDSRILGLIPEDRIVGTTSLIYWPISRIQIAKE
- the rplS gene encoding 50S ribosomal protein L19 translates to MQQIIEDITKDQLRTDHPDFRAGDTVKVHVKVVEGNRERIQVFEGVVIKRQNGGISETFTVRKISYGVGVERTFPLHSPRIAKIEVSRRGIVRRAKLYYLRNLRGKAARIKERR
- the trmD gene encoding tRNA (guanosine(37)-N1)-methyltransferase TrmD: MHIDVLTLFPEMIANIFNSSILKKAQEKGKFSYNLINFRDFTENKHGKVDDYPYGGGAGMVLTPQPVFDAVASVTENVTTNPRVILTCPQGEPYHQEKAEELATEDHLVFICGHYEGYDERIREYLVTDEISIGDYVLTGGELGAMVVIDSVVRLLPDVLGNKDSAPADSFSTGLLEHPHYTRPADFRGMKVPDVLLSGNHAKVERWRKKESLKRTYERRKELIDQQELSQNDREILEEIKRSNHE
- the rimM gene encoding ribosome maturation factor RimM (Essential for efficient processing of 16S rRNA), coding for MEQMYNVGKIVNTHGVRGEVKVKRITDFAERFAIGETLYVMENGDFLPLVIDGHRVHKGFDLIHFERYDNINDVEHFKGAYLTISEEQLTELEEDAYYYHEIIGCDVYTNSGEKVGTIKEILAPGANDVWVVQKANEKEVLIPYIEDVVKAVDTDEKKVVIEPMEGLLD
- a CDS encoding YlqD family protein, with amino-acid sequence MKIIKKVLIKQIVTEKSKAKLQMNFNHHKMRLEQECQQLLFEQRKLQNKSGVSKQEVAARFQQEIKNRKEKMKLLEFKIEQLDMLEIGSEIVEKEVEALVEVDVGTHWNEIMDERAIIIKDGVVVRIDE
- a CDS encoding KH domain-containing protein, which produces MKALIESIVTPLVDHPDDISVTETKEEAKIVYHLTVNQEDVGKVIGKNGRIAKAIRTLVYAARTDTNKRIYLDIM
- the rpsP gene encoding 30S ribosomal protein S16, with product MAVKIRLKRMGSKRNPFYRIVVADSRSPRNGRQIEQIGTYNPVAKPVEVKIDEEKALSWMTNGAQPSDTVRNLFSKEGIMKKFHDQKNQ
- the ffh gene encoding signal recognition particle protein, producing MAFEGLSDRLQKTIKKITGKGKVSEQDVKEMTREVRLALLEADVNFKVVKDLIKRIKERAIGQEVMDSLTPGQQVIKVVKEELTELMGGEQSKIAVAEKSPTVIMMVGLQGAGKTTTTGKLANLLRKKHNRNPLLVACDVYRPAAIKQLETLGTQLNMPVFSMGTEANPVDIVTKAIDQAKQDHQDYVIIDTAGRLHVDNELMDELQQIKQSVKPDEIFLVVDAMTGQDAVNVAESFNEQLDISGVVLTKLDGDTRGGAALSIKAVTDKPIKFAGMGEKLDQLEAFHPERMASRILGMGDVLTLIEKAQTNVDEKQAKELEEKMRSMSFTFDDFLEQMGEVKKMGPLEDLLSMLPGAGKMKGLKNAQIDESQLTQVEAIIQSMTKKERQEPAIMNASRKKRIAKGSGTSVSQVNRLLKQFSEMKKMMKQMTNAQKGKKGKGMKFPFM
- a CDS encoding putative DNA-binding protein — protein: MLEKTTRINYLFDFYQALLTPKQQSYMDMYYLEDYSLGEISELSQVSRQAVYDNIKRTETMLETYEKKLHLYEKFEQRAKLLDKLEHTTKEKSVLDIVKQLKELD
- the ftsY gene encoding signal recognition particle-docking protein FtsY; this translates as MGFMDSLKKKFKQSDTEEVSTKYKEGMKKTRGSFSGKINDLIARYRKVDEDFFEELEEVLIAADVGVTTVLDLIDELKMEVKRQNIKDTKEVKEVISEKLVDIYYGEEDDEIEGLNLQEGELTVILVVGVNGVGKTTSIGKLAYQLKQDGKKVILAAGDTFRAGAIEQLEEWGKRADVDVIKQNAGSDPAAVIFDGIKAAKSRKADVLICDTAGRLQNKVNLMNELAKVKRVIEKEVPGAPHEVLLVLDATTGQNAMSQAKTFSQSTDVSGIVLTKLDGTAKGGIVLAIRHELHIPVKYVGLGEQVDDLQAFDANAFVYGLFADLLEEESE
- the smc gene encoding chromosome segregation protein SMC, which translates into the protein MYLKRLESVGFKSFAERINVDFVPGVTAVVGPNGSGKSNITDALRWVLGEQSAKSLRGSKMEDIIFQGSDTRKPLNVAEVTLVLDNADQTLPLDYDEVSVMRRVYRSGDSEFYINKQACRLKDIVDLFMDSGLGREAFSIISQGKVEEILSSKAEERRTIFEEAAGVLKYKQRKKKAEYKLAETQENLNRVEDIIHEIQQQMEPLQEQASTAQTYLEQKEQLKEQEISLLIAEIEQLHGEWKALLAEIENEKRKEVALTTEIQQKEAKVEDERNYIADLDERIEVFQSSLLSITQELEQFEGKKQLLNERTKHFTENKAELETQQQETVERIKKIAEQLTAEKQKLKELTNQHAETKQKAEQLEKQLNMEEENIAEKIEGLKADYIECLNDQAAKRNEKHSIQQQLQQINVKKEKQAEKFADLLAARENLANKQQEINHILQQKQQDVQNKEASIQTIKNNLERARSHFQESQTKLYQGYQYIEKLKSKKEMLEEMKEDFQGFFNGVKAVLKAREEQKLDMIYGAVIELVDVPKNYLTAIETVLGGQAQHIVVADDVAARKAIAWLKQTNKGRATFLPLASIQPRYIASDLLAKVKQHQGYVGVAADLVSCNQAYQKAVRHLMGHVLIAKTLKDANEIAKVAMRKFRVVTLEGDVVNPGGSMSGGAQKKTNQSLFTREKDLQELTQKLEEFQQRTTAFASGVKKEKQTVEQLETELETGRKQLESGRKALQDIQAESREIELKQASLNENLTMYDQDKRQFDQDVDQLKQRETVLSDELTKIEHQLTTTQQQIDELTEQDAAFRENQEQMLTRYHAYQVSLAEQEERLKSQREKTTSCNKQLQELTEQNDLYTTKLAELTDLNESDMTEEEIDQHIQEKQDEKGQITEKIQEMRTDRTGRTQWIQDQEREIKEANKHQQAFVTTIQEKEVKANRLDVELENRLSRLQTEYTLTFERAKQTYKKAADTTKANERVEQLKQSIDRLGNVNLGAIEEYERISERYDFLSEQKNDLVEAKQTLYQVIAEMDAEMENRFSTTFSQIQVEFTTVFKELFGGGRAALKLTDPKNLLDTGVDIIAEPPGKKLQHLGLLSGGERALTAIALLFAILRVRPVPFCVLDEVEAALDEANVVRFAKYVKMYSKQTQFIVITHRKGTMEEADVLYGVTMQESGVSRLVSVRMEDTEELITT
- a CDS encoding DUF1128 domain-containing protein, with the protein product MGLENPSTENLKIILDDLAETLGVVNRSIMDPEDYDLDKYEDLKFMYDMVKQKGQLSPSETHAFIDELKSVRKGQGQ